The genome window TACCAAAACAGCGCGAGGAGGCCAATAGCGACGAGCATCCACCCCCACAGGTAGTCGAAGTTCAGCCAAGCGCGCCGCAAAATGGCCAGCCCTATTTTGTGATAGACCACAAGAGCAAGCCCACTTGTTACGATGAGGTAGCCGAGCGTGTGAAAGCCGACCCCAATCCAACCCTGAAGAGGGTGGAAAGAGGACGTTGGCTGCGGCATGGCGTGATGCATGTGGGGCATTGGGTGCGGCTTCTGTTGGGGAAGGAGAAAGGGTATCAGCATAAGCCCAGCTCCATGCGCCGAGGCCATGATAAAAGACCAGAGGGTGAGGTCCCAGAAACGAACCTTCATCCCCACCCAACGCGGATGACGAACCCGTAAGAGGCGATAAAGCCCAAAGCCGATCAGCACGACGGCACTTGCCACACGTAAGAAAGGCAAGGGCAAACTGAAGCTAAGCAGTTGCAAAAGCCCCACAACGATTCCAATGGAAAGTAGATGCCCTAGCCCCAATGGCACAAGAGCCCGCCACACGGCTCGGCTGTTCTGTTCTTGCAGCCCAAGCGCCACCGCAAACAGCCACCCCATTCCGGGGTTTAGGCCATGGTAAGCTCCCATGAGAAACAGGGAGAGCCAAATAGAAAAGGGACTCATAGAAATAATGTTTATACAGAAATCGCTCTCTTCAAGGGTCTCGCTTTCACCATGTAACGTCGGGGTTCGGAGCCCGCGCATAATCGGGCTCCGAATGGTTTACGGGAAGCAGTAGGAATCGGAGGAGGCGTCTCCACCTTCAAGGCGAATTTGATGGGCACGAAGCGACTCATCGAACTCGAGGAAAAAGTTAGGATCGAGTTTCATACCGCCTTCAGGCAACACATCTACCTTAGCCATCCAGCTGCGAACACCATCGGGATAAAACTGGTCGTCCCAAGTGCGATAGAGCGAGTTCGTAAAGTAGACCCTTTGTCCGTCGCGGCTTCCCTCCACCATTTGCGGGCCGCCGTTTAGGGGCTTGTTGGGGTTTTTGGGGTGTGCCGCTCTGCGCACGATCCCGCCTAAATGAACAGAGCCGGTGAGCTTTGGATGCAGAGGATCTGAAACATCATATTGGCGTAACTCGCCAGTTCCCCAGCAGGAGGCATAAAGGAAGCGGTCGTCTAAAGAGAGAACGATGTCGGTAAGAAGGGGCGGTACCGCCTTGAACCCTTGGAGAAGTGGCGGCAGCAGAGCAACATCTTCTACCGGCTCGGCAGGTATCTCAATGACCTTCTGGATTGTCCAGCCCTCTTTTGTAAGTTGCCAAAGCCAGATGGAGGCCGAGAGGTCTTTTAACGAGACCACCACACCAGCAAAACCGTAGGGCTTGGTGGGGTCATGAGCGGGGCGTAGTTCCAGCACCATTTGATGTTCCTTGCCAAGATCAACAGCCTGTTGATGGCGACGTCGTCGCAAATCCCAAAAATGCAGTGAGTGGCCGTATTGCGCGTTGAGGAGCAGTTCCGGGTTTAGACCATCCTCGATCATTTTGGGCGTGCCCCACTCGCTGGTGATCATGACGTCGTAGCCGAGATGCCACCAGAAGTCATAAGCCAAGTACTGAGGGCCTCTATCCACTTCCCAGCGACCCAGCACTTCGAATGTCTCATGATCTAACACAAAGACACCGCCGGGTCCCTCGCCATCTGGGTTGCCTAACGCGCTTACGTAGAGGCCGTCCGGCCCGCAGTGGACGGTATGGGGCCGCGAGTAACCTGCCCGCAGAAACACCTCGTTTGGCTCGATGATCTTGACAATTTGGGGGTTGCGGGGGTCAGGCTTCGTGTCGAGAATGTAGATGCGTGAAGAGCGCAGTCCGGGTACCACTAGATAGCGACGCTCCACATGGGGATGAGGGGCGTAGGGGCAAAGGGCAGCACTACAGGCATTCCAACCGAAATGGTGCAGCTCATCGCCCTTGTTGGGCATGGTCACTTGCCCTACGATCTGGCCGTAAGATGCGGAGTTAGGATCTACATCTACCACGAAGAGGGCATCAGGGTGTTCGTTCGGATGCACACTCAATCCAGCAACGAAAGCCACACGCTCTTTGGGAGCTTGCATGGCCATGCGCGGTGAAGGATAGAACGTAGGATCGGGCTGTAAACGCATTTTGGCACCTCTCAGACGAGACCTGGACACTAAGTTGATAATCTGGACTTAGATAGTAGACTTTCGCCATTGTACACCTTTTTCCCTATCGTGTCAACGGACGGTGCAGAGATCTACGGGGTACAATTTTTTTCTTGCGAGCGAAGTATAAGAGGAAGGGGTACCTAGGTATGGATTTAACACGACTATTGCGCGGAGAGATGAGCCGTGAGGAACAGGTGTCTCTTTTAGAGACCTTCGATAACCCACGCCCGGAAAGGGACTATCTCATCGTACACACCTGCCCAGAGTTTACTTCGGTATGTCCTAAGACGGGTCAGCCAGACTTTGCTACCATCACCATTGAGTATGTGCCGGATCGGAAATGCTTGGAGCTCAAAGCGCTAAAGCTCTACTTTTTTTCCTACCGAAATCAGGGCATCTATTATGAAGCGGTGGTGAATCGCATTTTAGACGATTTGGTCTCGGTATGCCATCCGCGTCGCATGACGGTGCGCGGGGAGTTTAACGTACGTGGAGGGTTCTCTTCGGTCGTTACGGCAGAGTATCGGCAAGAGGAAGCAAAGAGAACTTAGTCGCCATCGCGGTAGGGCGGGCTCTCCCTTCGCGAGGATTGAAATCGCTACTCCACTGCCCGCCAGGAGACGGGCGTATGCTCTAGCCGATAACGCAAGTATAGCTCATCTCCATCCCTATAAACGGAAAGGAGGTGAGCACGGAGATAGAAGTCGGGTGGAAAGCCGATTCCGCCCACCGACGTTGGCAGATGCGCGCCTCCCTTTAGTTTTGGAGCGAGGGTAAGAAACAGCTCATCCGCCAAACCTTCACGGAGCAGCGCATCGTTCAAAAGCCCTCCTCCTTCACAAAGAAGATAGCGCACCTTCTGTTCTTGTCGCATACGCCAGAAGGCTTCCGCCAGATCCGCCTCCTCTTCACCACACAAAAGGAGCGTGGCTACCGACCGGAGACGAGCTTGGGCGTCAGCTGGCAGTTTTTTGGGAGCGATTACGAAGGTCTGCTCCAGCGTGGTCTCGAAGAAACGATTTTCGAGGGGGAGATCGCCCGTACGCGTAACCACATAGCGTGGAAGGTTGGGAGGATAGATAACGGGGCCGGCCCGTAGGGTGCCGCCACCGATGATCACGGCGTCGGCGGTACGTTGCAGGCGTCGAAAGAGCTGCTGATCGGTTGGCCCCCCAACGCCCACTGCCGAGCCGTGAGGCTTTCCAACCACGATCTTACCGTCGAGCGTAGAGGCCATGTTGATGTAGACATAGGGACGATGCTCGGGTGGTGCTGGAAAGACGATATGCTGATAGAGTTGATCTGGCGATACAGGGCTTTCTGTAAGATCAAGTAGGCGTTCCAAAGGCATCCCCAACTAAAGCCCTCCGGCGCTAAGGGGCGCATCTTGGAGATAACGAAAGGCAAGATGACAGAACACGCCGATGCCGTAAGGCAAGGGAGCATCGCCGAAATCGTAGGTGGGGGTGTGCAGGGGGGTGACCTGTTTGCCTACACCAAGGCGAAACATAGCGCCAGGGGCGTGCTGCAGATAGATGGCGAAATCTTCCGCTCCCATAGAGGGCGCTTCCAGCGTGATAACGTTTTGCGGCCCGAGAAGCTCTCGCCCAACCTCTTCAATTAAGTGAACGATGGCCGGGTGGTTGTTGGTGACCGGTGTGCCGAAATCGTAGGTAAAACGGTACTTCGCGCGCAAGGCGCTGCAGATGCCAGCCACAACGCGCTCGAGGCGTTCGGGCATGGTTTTGCGAAGCTCGGGATCTAGGCAGCGCACAGTTCCCTGTAGTGTGGCTTTGCCGGGAATCACATTGTAAGCAGTACCCGCATGAAACTGAGCGACGGTCACCACCACTGGTTCAATAGGGTTGATCTCGCGCGAAGCGAGCGTTTGAAGCGCTAAGGTGATCTGTGCCCCCACCACCACAGGGTCCACAGCACTGTGCGGCATAGCCGCGTGAGCGCCCCGCCCCTCGATCACGATATCGAACGTATCGGCAGAGGCCATCATGGGGCCGGAGCGCACCCCTATCTGTCCTACCTCTAGCCCGGGCCATCCGTGGAGGGCAGCGATCGCATCTACGCCCTCCATTGCACCATCGGCGCACATCCTCTCGGCGCCACCAGCCACCTCCTCCGCCGGTTGAAAAATAAATCGGATGGTTCCACGCAACAGGGGGCGTAGAGCAGAAAGCACCATAGCCGCACCTAGGAGCGTGGCCATATGGCCGTCATGACCGCAGGCGTGCATCACCCCATCACGGCAAGACCGATAGGGTATCTCGTTCTCCTCCTGAATGGGTAGGGCGTCCATATCGGCACGAAGCGCAAAGGTTGGGCCATCGGCAGCCCCTTCGGCGGTTCCCCTTAAGGAGCCAATGACTCCAAAACCACCTACGCCTTCGCGCACTTCATCTAAACTGAGGCGTCGCAGCGTTTGAGCAATCCATTGGGAAGTCGCTTCTTCTTGGTAGCTCAGCTCAGGATTTTGATGGAGATGATGGCGCCACTGAGTCACCTCGGGCAATACCCTCTCAATCTGCCCCTGAATCGCCTGATGTACCGAATCCAACATGACTTGACCTCCCAACTGCCAACGCATTTGGAATAGGATACCTCACAAGGACGCCGGACAACGCTGAAGCCAACGTGGTTGGCTAGCTTATCTACCCATCCTCCGATTCGAGAGCGGGAACACATCAACAAGTCTATCGGCAGTCTCTTCAGACAGATGATTCCTCTCTTTTAAACTGCGCCATCTGCGAAGGGACGGAAAGGACGGGATAGAAAGTGATAGAAAGAGAATCGCGTCAGCTTGCCCTGCAAACTGCCCTTTATCTAGAAGCGCGCGCCCGGTTTAGGCTCATAAGGCGGCGAGGAAGGCCTCAAAAAGACGTTTGGAACGCGGGTCGTGAACGGCTGTCTCTTCTGGGTGGAACTGCACAGCCAGAATGAAATGGTGCCGATCCGACTCAAGTCCCTCAATTACGCCGTCGGGTGCACGAGCAACCACCCTTAGGCCAGGCGCCACATCGCGCACCGCCTGATGGTGCAACGAGTTCACCGGCATCTCCGTGCAGCCCACAATGGCAGCAAGGCGGCTATCTGGCTCGATGGTGATGGAGTGACTGAAATCACTGCGACGGTACCCCAAGTCGGTCTGTCGGTGATGAATCTCAGAAGGAAATTCGCTTGGCAGGTCTTGATACAGCGTGCCTCCCAAGGCCACGTTGAGAGTCTGAATGCCACGACATATGCCAAAGATAGGCAGGTCCCGCTCTATCGCCTTCTGAACAAGCGGAATCTCGGTGGCATCGCGCACAGGCTGCACTTCGCCAAGCTTTTCGTGGCGGGGTTGCCCATAAAAGGTCGGGTCAATGTCGGCCCCACCGGTTAGCAGCAGGCCATCTATTGCGTCTAGATAGCCCATCCATGTCTCCGGCGAAGGCAAAGAAAGGCTGGGAAGAACTATCGGAATGCCGCCGGCCTCCTCGATGGCGCGAACATACGCATCATTAAGAACATGGCGAGGGCCCGATGTCCCCGTCGCCTCCGTTATACCGCAGGTAATTCCAACGACCTTTCGGCTCATGAGGGCTTCTCCTTTACAGAGGTATTGACCAAAGAAGGAGATATTTCTTGCTGGGATGCGGTAGCTACCGACTCCCTTGGGTCGGCGCTCACGTTTTCTTCCGACAAGCCTTTGGGCAATGGCGCCGTAGCAACTTCGGGAGGCAACTCTGTATCTGCGTAAGCCTGGTATCGGCGTCTTAGAGCAAAAAGACCCCACAACCCAATAAGAATCATCAGGACGCTGACGATGTGGGTATCGGTAATGTGCAACGACGGGATGCGATAGGTGGATGTGGCGCCGGCACGCAGAAACTCCACGGCGAAACGGTAGGCACCGTACATGGCGATATAGGCCCAAAACAGCTCTCCATCACGACGCGAGCGTTTTTGCCAGCGGGTAAGCCACCAAAAGAACCCTAGATTGATAAGGGTGGCGTAGAGCTGAATAGGGTGGCTCGGCGGGGTAAGCTGGCCAGGGTGGTCTTCATCAGGAAAGCGAATGCCCCAAGGCAGAGAGGTAGGAGCGCCATAGCAGCACCCGTTTAGCAAGCAGCCAATGCGCCCGATGGCATAGCCAAGCGGCCATGCGGTAGCCCCGATGTCAGCAACAGCATAGAACGAGAGCTTTCGACTTCGACATATCCAAAGCAGGGTAAAAATGGCAAAAAGGAGAGCCCCATGGATAGAAAGGCCGCCCATCCAGATGCGAAATATGTCCAGCGGATGAGCCGCATAGTCGCCCCAGTCGAGCAAAACGAATACGAGGCGTGCCCCAATGATAGAGAATATCACACCGAAAAAGGCGACATCAAATATCACATCCGGATGAATGCGGCGTGGAGAACCTACGGGACAAACGCGCATACGGTAGTCACACAACCGCATGGCGTAGCGCGTGGCCAACAACACTCCTAACATAATCAGCACGCCATAGGAGTGAACGGCGTAATGGCCAATATGAAACAGAATCGGGTGCATAGAGTCTACTCGGTCTGCATCGGCTCGGAGCAAGCGGTTTCTGTCGGCTCAACAGCAGGAGGCGTGTGGGGATGGGCCTTCTCGTTCCAGAGCGACACAAGGAAATGGATAAGCAGCAGGGTAATACCCAACGTGATGGCCGAATCGGCGATATTGAAGATAGGCCATCGGATGATGCGCACATCGAAGAAGTCCACAACGTAACCTAGGCTCAGGCGATCGGTGAGGTTACCAAGCGCGCCGCCGAGAGCAAGGGCGAAGGAAGTGCCCACCAGCAGATCGACATGGAGCATGCGATGGTAGGCATAGAGCAGGGTAATGGCCGCCACAATGGCAAAAATGATGAAGAGCGGATTGCCTCTTGGCAGCAGGCCCCAGGCGCCGCCGGTGTTATGGGTAAGCGTCAGCAGAAACGCACTGCCGAAAATGGGGCGGGAGGGGCCCTCAGGAATAAGATGCGTCTGAACCCAATGTTTACTGAGCTGATCGCTAAAAAAGACAATAGAGACAATAAGGTAGAAGTAGACCGGTCGTAAAGCACGTACCCGCTGGGCTTCGACTTGAACTTGCTCTCTTAACGGAGCGGTTGCTACTTTTTGCACGCTATCTTCCATATGCTCTATTGTACCACGTCCTTTTTGGACTACGGTAGGCGTGGGGAGGCAGGTTCCCAAAGAGATGCTTAGTTCGAGACGAATGTGTCCAAAGGGAACCGTCAGTGTAGGGGACAAGGCATGCCGCCCTCTCCTAGGACAGGGAAGTTAGTCACACGAAACTTAGTTTTCGGCAAGAGAACGCAGGTAGGCCAGAAGCAGCCGAAGGAGCTCATCGGGGGCCTGGCAATGCATGATCTCGTAGCCATGAGAGTTTTCCACAGGCAAGCCCAACGTCACCGGCCGCGCTACTAGGCCGTTGGCGGCGCAGCAGGAGGCATCGCTGCCACCACGTGACAAGTACTGCCAATGTGGCTGCTGACCCAGGGTTTGGCAACAGGCCGTAAGCAGCTGGCCGTCTATGGCTTCCATGGCGGCGTAGCTATCGCGCACCCAGATGGTCGGCTGTGCGTTGATAACGAAGTTGGCCTCCGGTGTCTTAGGGCCGATCTCCAGCGCAATGCAGATATCGGCTGGGTGGCGTTGGAGGTAAAAACGCGCGCCCTCCCCACCTACCTCCTCCGAGGTGGTGGCCAGAAACGTGAGAGGGCCGAGGTTCAGCAGAGGTTGCTGTGCAAGCGCTTCCAAAGCCAAAAGCCATACGGCGAGGTCAGCCCGATCGTCCAAAAAATAGGCTGCGATGTGGTTGCCGAACTTTGTAATAGTGCGTCGTGAGGGGTCTAGAACGGCGCGCAATCCCGGCCGCACGCCCATCGCTTCAAGCTCGGCGGGCGAAAGGCCGGTGAAGAGACAAACCTTCTCCCACTCCAGCGGGCCTTTGCGTGCCTGATGGGCGACGCTGGCCTCATGTTCGGTGTGCACGGAGCCGAAAGAGAGAATCGTCGGCAGCGGCCCTGTGGGAGTTAGCACCTGAATAGGTGCCTCACCCCATTTCCATGGATAGATGCCCCCACACGGCGCCACCTTCAGCGTCCCATCCTCCTCAATGCGGGTTACCATCAGCGCGATCTCATCCATGTGGGCAGTAACTACCACCGATGGACGTGTCGGATCGCCAGGCAGCGTTACCACCAGGTTGCCTTTTGAGTCGGTCTGGAGATGGTAGCCGAAGCAGGTGAGGTGTGCTTTCAAAAACTCACGCACAGGCTCCTCTTGCCCCGGAGGGCCGGGAAGGGCTACCAGTTCGCGAATAAGCGATAACGCCTTGGTGTCGGCCATGGGTTAAAAGCTCCGCACAAGGTGCTCCCCGCAGCGATACGCGAGGGCCATAATGGTAAGCACAGGGTTGAAGCCGCCATTGGTGACATGCAAGGAGGCATCTATGACGAAGAGATTATCGAAATCATGTACGCGTCCCCATGGGTCGGTAACCGAGGTTTTCGGATCGTGCCCCATGCGACAGGTACCAGCTTGGTGTTGTCCAGCGCTTAGGTGATAACCTGGCGGGTCACCCCACACCTTTATGGCCCCGCTGGCCAGTAGCCACTCTTTGGCGCGTCCCCACATGTAGTGCGCGGTGCGCACCGTTTCGGGATGGGCTACCCCCTCGAAGCGCCCCACCGGCAGGCCATAACGATCGCGTACATCGGGGTCGAGTGTCACACGGCAGTTCGGGTTTGGAATCTCGTGTACAGGGCCCATCACATGGAGAGTACGCCGATAGTTCTCTCGCATCCAACGCTTGTTTTCCAACCCGCGGCGAGGGAGGTCGGGTGGCAGGGCGTTTTTCCAAAAGATGATAGGGAGCTTGATGAACTCGTTGGCCAACATGCCACCTCCAACGATGCCGGGGTTATGGTGGTTGAATTGGCAAGTGGCAATGCAGACACCTGGGCCGATACCGTCGTAAACCGGCTCCTCCATAAGCCCAAAAGCCCCCGGATAGTAGTGTCCTTGAAGATTACGCCCCACAAGGTCATATCGGTTGCCAAGGCCGTTTGGGTGATGAGGGGAGGCGGAGAGCAGAAGCAGACGAGCCGACTCGATGGCCCCAGCCGATACCACAACGCGTTTGGCGGTGACCGTGTGGCGTTCCAGCCGGCCGTTCTCTTCTAGAATGTAAGAGACGCCTGTCACGTTGCCGCGTCCATCCGTCTCGATGCGCTCAGCCACAGCACGGGTTTTTAGGGTGCAAAGGCCGGTGGCCAGAGCACGGGGCAGCAGGGTATTATGTGTGCCGTTTTTTGCATTGGAGGGGCAATCGAACCCAACGCAGTGCTGGCACTGCACGCAGGCAGGCCTTCCGTTGTAGGGCACGCTGTTGATGAGCAACGGCGGGGTGCAGGTTTTCCATCCTAAGGCCTGCGCCCCACGCGCCAAAACCTGGCCGGAGCGGGTAAGGGGCATCGGTGGCATCGGGTAGCTTTTCCTGCGAGGCACCGGAGGAGCATGAGCCTCGGAATCGCTACAGACGCCCAGCTCCCATTCAGCGCGTTCGTAGTAAGGCTCAAGGTCGTTGTAGGAGAGAGGCCAGTCGGCCAGCGAGCTGCCCTCAGGCACACCGTAGAGACTGGCCATACGAAAATCCTCTTCCATAAAGCGCCAGGCTTGGGCACCGTAAACGCGCGTTCCTCCGCCCACACAGGCCGCATTGTTCTGATAGCCCCCCTCATGAGGACGCACCAGGTAGCGTTCTCCAAACAGCCCTGTCGCTACTCTCGGATGACCATCGCTATCAGGCCCGGCGTTATGGCCATACTGCGAAAGTCGTTGATTGCGCAGATGGTCACGTCCGATCTGGCCTGTATCGAGGTTGGGACCTCGTTCAAGCAAAAGCACTTGCTTGCCGGCCTCAGCCAGCAGACAGGCCACGATCGCACCGGCTGCACCCGCTCCAATTACTACCGCGTCATAATCTGGCATAGCTGTTCTTCTATTCAAGGATTCGCCCTAACGCTCGTTATCTCCTGCTTGAAGTTTGGAGTGTATCATGGCTCAAAGGGGGCCTCAGCAATACCCAAGCAGGGAAACGCGCGGCGACGGCGAATAGTATTGAAAAACACATCTATTCGGAGAAGAACTTATGTCCTTAACCAAAAGAGCGTTGGGCCGCACCGGTCTACAGGTCACGGTATTGGGGTATGGAGCCATGGAGATTCGTGGGCCCCGCATCTGGGGCGGTCGCCCCGTGACCGAACAGCAGGCCGAGACCATTCTTAATGCAGTGCTCGACGCGGGCATCAACTTTATTGACACAGCAAACGACTACGGCCGTAGTGAGGAGTTCATCGGGAAATACCTCTCTAAACGGCGCAGCGAGTTCTACATCGCCACCAAATGCGGCTGCAAGGTAACCTATCGGGATGAGAACACGGACGACACTCCTCATGAGTGGACTCGTGAAAACCTGTTTCGAGGCCTGCACGAAAGCCTTCAACGCCTTAAGACCGACTATATAGACATCATGCAGCTTCACAACCCTACCGTGGAACAGTGCCAACAGGGCGATCTGGTCAACGTTTTAAAGGAGATGCAGCAGCAGGGTAAGGTGCGCTGGATTGGGTGCTCCTCCACATTGCCGCACATCCGCACCTATATCGAGTGGAATGTTTTTGACGTTTTTCAGATTCCTTACTCGGCTTTGGAGCGTGCGCATGAGAACGTGATCACGGAGGCCGCGCAAAAAGGAGCCGGCATCATCGATCGCGGTGGCGTGGCACGCGGAGAGCCAGGGGCTGGTTTGGGCAACCCCGACCGATGGAAAACCTTTGAGGCCGCCAAACTCGACGAACTACGCGGGGAGGGCGAATCGCGAACGGCTTTTCTACTTCGGTTTCTCCTTGCGCACCCGCACATTCATACCACTATTGTCGGTACTCTTAATCCCGACCACCTGCGAGAGAATGTAGCCGCTGCCGAAAAAGGCCCTCTACCGCCTGAAATCTACGAGGAGGCAAAACGACGCCTCGATGCTGTCGGAGAGCAGCCTCAGTAGCTGCTGGAGGAAAGGTCTATGACAAGCGATGTGACACCTCTCTTTAATGCGCTTCAATGGCACACCCTCTGCGCACTGGCCGACACGATCATTCCAGCCGACGATTATCCGAGCGCTATCGAGGCTGGTGTCGATCACTACCTAAAAAGAATCTTCTCTACCGATCTCAGAGGGCAGCTTGCTACCTATCGGCTCTGCCTCGATCTGCTGAATGAGGAGACCGACATGCTTTATGGAGCCTCCTTCCCCAATCTCTCCGTAGAACAACGCGAAGAGTTGCTCGCGCGCCTTGAAGGGGGTCAGCACGCGCTCACCTGGCCCCTTCACCCTAGATATTTCCTCCATCGCCTCTATCACCTCGTAGCTGAGGGCTACTACAGCGACCCGGGCAATGGAGGCAATCGTGGCGCCATCTCGTGGAAAATGATCGGCTTCGAAGTAACAGCCTAATGAACCGCCAAGAGGGAATAGCAAACTACTCTCCGTTCGCCATTCGCCAGAAAAACGAAATCGTTCCCTCTAAGGGTATTATAAAGCCGTTTGAAAGAGATTTTCTTTGTAGCGAGAAGAGAAACCAATGACGCGCTCCCCTGTTCGATTTTTTCAAGCCATCGCTTTGTTCATGTTTGCCATAGGGCTGGCCGGTTGCAGAAATCCCGCGGCCGCTCCGCACACATCGGAGGCGACAAGCGGTTCGTCTCCCTCTGCATCCGCGCACTACACGCTCAACCTTCCGGAGCCACCGGAGCCAGCTATCGCCATTCCCTCCAGCCCTGCCAAACGGCCCTATCGCATTGCGGTTAGCTTGCTTACCCGTGACGATGACTTCTACATCACCCTCGAAAAAGGACTTCGAGAGGAGGCGGCTAAAGAGGGCGTGCAACTCACGGTGGAATCGGGCGATAAAGACCTAAACAAACAGATCAACCAGGTGCAGAACTTTGTTGCCCAAAAGTACGACGCTATTATCCTGTGTCCAGTGGATAGCCAAGGCGTGATCTCCGCGGTAACCCTCGCCAATAATGCGCACATCCCCGTCTTCACTGCCGACATCACCAGCAACGGCGGCAAGATCGTCTCTTACATAGCTTCCGACAATGTGCAGGGTGGACGGCTTGTTGGAGAGTATGCAGCAAAGAAC of Chthonomonas calidirosea T49 contains these proteins:
- a CDS encoding aldo/keto reductase produces the protein MSLTKRALGRTGLQVTVLGYGAMEIRGPRIWGGRPVTEQQAETILNAVLDAGINFIDTANDYGRSEEFIGKYLSKRRSEFYIATKCGCKVTYRDENTDDTPHEWTRENLFRGLHESLQRLKTDYIDIMQLHNPTVEQCQQGDLVNVLKEMQQQGKVRWIGCSSTLPHIRTYIEWNVFDVFQIPYSALERAHENVITEAAQKGAGIIDRGGVARGEPGAGLGNPDRWKTFEAAKLDELRGEGESRTAFLLRFLLAHPHIHTTIVGTLNPDHLRENVAAAEKGPLPPEIYEEAKRRLDAVGEQPQ
- a CDS encoding gluconate 2-dehydrogenase subunit 3 family protein; amino-acid sequence: MTSDVTPLFNALQWHTLCALADTIIPADDYPSAIEAGVDHYLKRIFSTDLRGQLATYRLCLDLLNEETDMLYGASFPNLSVEQREELLARLEGGQHALTWPLHPRYFLHRLYHLVAEGYYSDPGNGGNRGAISWKMIGFEVTA
- a CDS encoding substrate-binding domain-containing protein; this encodes MTRSPVRFFQAIALFMFAIGLAGCRNPAAAPHTSEATSGSSPSASAHYTLNLPEPPEPAIAIPSSPAKRPYRIAVSLLTRDDDFYITLEKGLREEAAKEGVQLTVESGDKDLNKQINQVQNFVAQKYDAIILCPVDSQGVISAVTLANNAHIPVFTADITSNGGKIVSYIASDNVQGGRLVGEYAAKNLLHGKGEVAILDLSTVTSVQDRVRGFKQAIAQYPGIRIVADQDVPGAKRENALPVATDILTAHPHINLIFGINDPVALGALSALQQLNNKAVMVVGFDAGPEAQNYIASGSQLKAEAIQYPHLIGKTAIDAVVKVLNGGTVPPKIAIPTGLVTQASFIKK